Part of the Serinus canaria isolate serCan28SL12 unplaced genomic scaffold, serCan2020 HiC_scaffold_127, whole genome shotgun sequence genome, GAGGGTTGGGGGACACTGCGGGGGGCTGAGGACACCCACAGGACTGGCACAGAAAAGGGACACTCTGGGGttggggacactgccacccctctgtgccctctgagGTCCCCATCCCATAGCAGTGCCACCCGtgtgtcccctgtgctgtcccttgcAGCAGGGACGGTCCCCAAGGTCCCCAccccctcccagtgctgccaggtgGGTCCGGGGGGGGTCTGTCCCCCTTTGTCACCCcctgtcccccgtgtccccgcagAGATCCTGGCGGGGGGGGTGTACATCGAGAAGAACGCGCAGCTGTGCCACGTGGACACCGTGGAGTGGAGGGACATCATGAGGGACACGCGGCTGGAGCCGCTCGTGAGGGACAACGGCCGGGGCTGTGCgtgcggggacagcggggacagcggggacagcggggacaccCGGGcttgggggggtttggggttaCCTTGGGGTTGGGGGGCTTTGGGGTCACCCCGGCTTGGGGTGGCTTTGGGGTCACCCCTGGGGTTGGGGTCACTTTGGGATCACCCCGGGCTTGGGGGTCACTTTGGGGTGGCTTTGGGGTCACTCCTCGGTTTGAGGTCACCCTGGTTTTGGGGTCCTGGGGGGTCCCTGTGGTGTCTCTTTGGGGTCCCTCGGGGGTCCCTGGGGGGTCCCTGTGGGGTCCCCGTGGTGTCCCCCTGTATTTGGGGTCCCTGTTGTGACCCCGCTGTGCCATCCCGCAGGTGCCCCGTGCCACGAGAGCTGCGGCGGTCACTGCTGGGGGCCGGGCCCCGAGGACTGCCAGAAACGTGGGTACCGGGGGTACCGGGGGTACCGGGGGGCACGGGGGGACCGGGGGTACCGGGGGTACCGGGGGGCACTGGGGGTACcgggggggcactggggggcagtgggggtACCGGGGGACATGGGGGTACCGGGGGTACCGTGGGACAATGGTGGGTACCGGGGGCGCTGGGGGGCAACTGGGGGCACCAGGCGGCACCAGGGGTACTGGGGGATAATGGGGGTAACCGGGGGgtactgggggcactgggggggacCAGGGGCACCGGGGGTACCGGGGGGCTCatgggggctgtgggggtggGTCGGACCCCCCGGTGCCCCCCCCCGGTGaccccccggtgtccccgcaGTGACCAAGACCATCTGCGCCCCGCAGTGCAACGGGCGCTGCTTCGGCCGCGCGCCCAACGAGTGCTGCCACGAGGAGTGCGCGGGCGGCTGCACCGGGCCCCTGCGCACACACTGCTTCGTACgtctgtccgtctgtctgtctgtctgtgtgtctgtctgtctgtctgtgtgtctgtctgtctgtccgtgtGTCTGTCTGCCCCTGCGCACACACTGCTTCGTACGTACGTCCGTCTGTccgtgtgtctgtctgtccgtgtGTCTGCCCCTGCGCACACACTGCTTTCGTacgtctgtctgtctgtctgtctgtctgtgtgtctgtctgtctgtccgtgtGTCTGTCTGCCCCTGCGCACACACTGCTTCGTACgtctgtccgtctgtctgtctgtccgtgtgtctgtctgtctgtctgtgtgtctgtctgtctgtccgtgtGTCTGTCTGCCCCTGCGCACACACTGCTTCGTACgtctgtccgtctgtctgtctgtctgtccatgtGTCTGCCCCTGCGCACACACGTCTTCGTACgtctgtccgtctgtctgtctgtctggtgtctgtctgtctgtccgtgtGTCTGTCTGCCCCTGCGCACACACTGCTTCATACGTCCGTCcgtctgtctgtgtgtctgtctgtccgtgtgtccgtgtgtgtctgtctgtgtgtccgtgtgtgtgtgtgtgtgtgcccctGCGCACCCACTGCTTCGTacgtctgtctgtctgtccgtctgtctgtctgtccgtgtgtgtgtctgtccgtgtgtccgtgtgtgtgtgtgtgtgtgtgcccctGCGCACCCACTGCTTCGTACGtccgtccgtctgtccgtctgtctgtgtgtctgtctgtccgtctgttgctgtctgtctgtctgtctgtgtgtctgtctgccCCTGCGCACCCACTGCTTCGTACGTCTTCCGTCTGTCTGTCGCGtcgtctgtctgtctgtctgtctgccccTGCGCACCCCCTGCTTCGTACGTCTGTCCGTCTGTCCTGTCTGTCTGCCCCTGCGCACCCCACTGCTTCGTACgtctgtccgtctgtctgtctgtctgccccTGCGCCACCCACTGCTTCGTACgtctgtccgtctgtctgtccgtctgtctgtctgtccgtgtGTCTGTCTCTCTCCCTGCGCACCCACTGCTTCGTACgtccgtctgtctgtccgtgtgtgtgtgtctgcccCTGCGCACACACTGCTTCGTACgtctgtccgtctgtctgtctgtccgtgtgtgtgtctgtccgtgtgtgtgtgtgaccgTCTGTCTGCCCCTGCGCACCCACTGCTTCGTACgtctgtccgtctgtctgtctgtccgtgtgtgtgtctgtccgtgtgtgtgtgtgagtgtgtgtctGCCCCTGCGCACACACTGCTTCGTACgtctgtccgtctgtctgtccgtgtgtctgtgtgtctgtccgTCTGTCTGCCCCTGCGCACACACCGCTTCGTAcgtctgtctgtgtgtccgtctgtctgtctgtgtgtccgtCTGTCTGTGCGTCTGTCTGCCCCTGCGCACACACCGCTTCCTATGTCTGTCTGTGTCCATTCCCTTGCCCATCTGTCCATCTGTCTATCCCATGTCCACCCcgtgtccgtctgtccgtccCCAGGCCTGCCGGCGCTTCAACAACAGCGGCTCGTGTGTCCcgctgtgtccatccctgtgtccgTCCCTCTGTCCATGGCTGTGTCCACCCCatgtccatctgtccatctgtccatctgTCTATCCCATGTCCACCCcgtgtccgtctgtccgtccCCAGGCCTGCCGGCACTTCAACGACAGCGGCTCGTGCGTCCCGCTGTGCCCGCAGCCGCTGATCTACAACAAGCTCACCTTCCAGCTGGAGCCCAACCCCGACACCAAGTACCAGTACGGGGGGGTCTGCGTGCGCGAGTGCCCCCGTGAGtctgggggggctctggggggggctcgggggggtGACCCCgctctggggacaccaggtGACCCCCGGGCTGTCCCCCAGACAACTTCGTGGTGGACCAGAGCTCGTGCGTGCGCGCCTGCCCCAACGACAAGATGGAAGTGGAGAAGAACGGGCTGAAGATCTGCGAGCCCTGCGCGGGGCTGTGCCCCAAGGGTAGGGGCTGGGGGTCCCcgggggggggctgggggtccccagggggggctgggggctgtgagaCCCCCGCTGACCCCTGCCCACCCCTCACAGCCTGCGAGGGCACCGGTGCTGGCAGCAAATACCAGACCGTGGACTCCAGCAACATCGACACCTTCATCAACTGCACCAAGATCCTGGGCAACCTCGACTTCCTCATCACGGGCCTGGAGGGGTGAGGGATGGCAtttggggggctcgggggggtTTAGGGGGTGCAgccccccacccagccccactgACCCCTGGGCCCCGCAGGGACCCCTGGCGCAACATCTCGGCGCTGGACCCCGAGAAGCTGAACGTGTTCCGGACGGTGCGGGAGATCACGGGTGAGGAGggggtctgggggtgctgggaccCCCCTTGGagcccccccaggacccccagagACCCCCTGAGCCTGCGGTGTCCCCGCAGGGTACCTGAACATCCAGTCCTGGCCCAAGCACATGCACAACTTCAGCGTCTTCTCCAACCTCGAGACCATCGGGGGACGGAGCCTGTACAAGTGAGGAGCCCCTGCCGCGTGTCCTGCACTCCTCCCCGGCATCCCCGACCCCagaatttcccttttcccctaATTCCTGCATTCCTAATCCCtgaattccctgttttccttaATTCCTGCATTCCCTGGCATCCCCGATCCCCGAATTCCCCGTTTTCCTAATCCCTGAATTCCTCATTTTCCCCAATCCCCGAATTCCCCGTTTTCCCCAATTCCTGCATCCCCTCGTCCCTGGATCTCTGTTTGTCCCGGCGCCCCCAATCCCCCTGTCCTTGTCCGTCCCTCCATCCGTCCCTCTGTCGGTCCCTCCCGCTGCCGGTGTCTCTCCCCCGGCTCCCGGTTCATCCCCCGGTTCCCGGTGCGTCCTCCCCGGTCCTGGAGTATCCGGGAGCGTCCCCTCCTTCTCGGAGCATCCCCCGGGCTCCCGGGGCATCCTCCCGGTTCATTCCCCGACTCCCGGAACATTCCCCGACTCCCGGAGCGGCTCCCGGTTCATCCCCCGACTCCCGGAACATTCCCCGACTCCCGGAGCGGCTCCCGGTTCTTTGAGCGGCTCCCGAAGCATTCCCTCACTCCCGGTTCATCCCCCGGCTCCCGGAGCAGCTCCcggagcatccccagctcccagagcatcccctcACTCCCCGAGCATCCCCTCACTCCCGGAGCATCCCCTCACTCCCCGGAGCATTCCCCGGAGCACCCCGGGCTCCCGGAGCAGCTCCCGGAGCATCCCCCGGAGCATCCTCAGCTCCCGATGCCCCCCCAGCTCCCGGAGCCCCCCACACCCGGTGCCCCCTCCAGCTCCCGGAGCATCCCCTCATCCCCGGAGCACCCCCAGTTATCGGAGCCCCCCATTTCCTGGAGCATCCCCTCATCCCCGGAGCACCCCCAGTTACCGGAGCCCCCCATTTCCTGGAGCATCCCCTCATCCCCGGAGCACCCCGGCTCCCGGAGCATCCCCgaaacacccccagctcccgGAGCACCCCCAGTTACCGGAGCCCCCCCATTTCCCGGAGCATCCCCTCACTCCCGGAGCCCCCCACACCCGGAGCCCCCCCCAGCTCCCGGAGCCCCTCCATCTCCCGGAGTGCCCCCGGAGCATCCCCTCATCCTCGGAGCCCCCAGTTTCTCAGAGCCCCCCCATTTCCAGGAGCACACCCCAGTTCCCAGAGCCCCCCACACCCGGAGCACCCCCATTCCCCGGAGCCCCCCATTTCCCGGAGCCCCCCACACCCGGAACCCTCCCAGttcccagagcccccccagctcccgGAGCCCCCCCGTCTCCCCTCGCCCCCGGAGCCCCCCCAGCGCCCCGAATCCCGGTGTCCCGCTGTCCCGCAGCCGCGGTTTCTCGCTGCTGATCATGAAGAACGAGAACGTGACCTCGCTGGGGCTGCGCTCGCTGCGGGAGGTGAGCGCGGGCCGCGTGTACATCACCGAGAACCGGCggctctgcttcctgcacaCCGTGCACTGGGCCGCGCTCAGCCGCAGCCGCGCCGACCTCGACATCCGCAACAACCGGCCCCGCAGCAAGTGCCGTGCGTGGGccgggctggggagggggcgtGGGACCCCCACGGgacccctggggacacccagacCCCAAACTGAGACCCCCCCGTCCATCCCATAAGGGAGGGGACACCGGGACCCCCCCCCATTCCTTACACAGGGAGGGGGCGTGGGACCCCCCCCCTCGGaacccctggggacacccagacCCCAAATTGAGACCCCCCTGCCCGTCCCATAAGGGAGGGGACACCGGGACCCCCCCCATTCCTTACACAGGGAGGGGGCGTGGGACCCCCACGGgacccctggggacacccagacCCCAAACTGAGACCCCCCTGCCCGTCCCATAAGGGAGGGGACACCGGGACCCCCCCCATTCCTTACACAGGGAGGGGGCGTGGGACCCCCCCCGGAACCCCTCGGGGACACCCAGACCCCAAACTGAGaccccctgcccatcccacagggaaggggacaggggggaTGCCCAGATCCCACACTGGACCCCCATCTCTTACAAGGGAGGGGGCGTGGGActctgcccccccccccccaagagACCTCTTGGGCACCCCCAGACCCCTGGAGAGGCCCCTGGTCCGTCCCATaggggaggggacaccgggACCCCCAGATCCTGCACTGAACCCCCA contains:
- the LOC127061158 gene encoding receptor tyrosine-protein kinase erbB-3-like, which encodes WGTLRGAEDTHRTGTEKGHSGVGDTATPLCPLRSPSHSSATRVSPVLSLAAGTVPKVPTPSQCCQVGPGGVCPPLSPPVPRVPAEILAGGVYIEKNAQLCHVDTVEWRDIMRDTRLEPLVRDNGRGCAPCHESCGGHCWGPGPEDCQKLTKTICAPQCNGRCFGRAPNECCHEECAGGCTGPLRTHCFACRHFNDSGSCVPLCPQPLIYNKLTFQLEPNPDTKYQYGGVCVRECPHNFVVDQSSCVRACPNDKMEVEKNGLKICEPCAGLCPKACEGTGAGSKYQTVDSSNIDTFINCTKILGNLDFLITGLEGDPWRNISALDPEKLNVFRTVREITGYLNIQSWPKHMHNFSVFSNLETIGGRSLYNRGFSLLIMKNENVTSLGLRSLREVSAGRVYITENRRLCFLHTVHWAALSRSRADLDIRNNRPRSKCQQEGKVCDPLCSAEGCWGPGPGQCLSCRYYSRRGICVPTCRFTEGDPREFSQGGECTECHPECERIDGGATCNGSGADTCTRCAHYRDGPHCVERCPDGVLGERGPIYKFPDGSRECRPCHENCSRGCVGPLLRDCLGDPLPVSRRTPTLIAVMVVGAVFLSCSLVLLALLYWRGKKIQKKRAMRRYLERGESLEPLDPSEKANKVLARIFKESELKRLKVLGSGVFGTVHKGIWIPDGDSIKIPVSIKVIQDWSGQQSFHAVTDHMLAIG